CACCTTCTAGAGAATCTAACACTTTGTTTCCTAGTTTTGAACTTTCATCTGCTTTTTTAACTCCTTCTTCCGTTACCATGACTGTGGAGTCTGTCGCTTTTTTTATTTCTGAAATGATCTCTTGTATTTTGAGTGCTGACTTTTTACTTTCGTCCGCAAGTTTTCTAATTTCTACGGCTACTACTTCGAAACCTTTTCCGTTTTCTCCTGCTCTAGCGGCTTCCACGGCTGCATTGAGCGCAAGCATATTTGTTTCGTTCGCAAGCTCACTTACTAGACCAATGATATTACTAATTTGGCTATTTTTTTCCGATAGTCGTAATATCTGCTCCGCAATTCCTGATACTTTTAATTTTAGAGAATCAATAGATTCAATCATTTCTATAACCGAGTTATGACCGTTTGCCGCTAGGTCTTGAGCATCTTTTGCTTTTATTGTTACTATTTGAGATTCCTCGGCGGATAATCGCGAAGAGTTACCAATATTGCTAATCGTAGTAGTTGTTTGATTGACCGAGGCAGATTGCATATTCGCCGTCCGTTCGTGGTTATCTATGACTGAGCTGATTTCTCGAATGGATGTTGATAGAATATTTACCGATTCTTGGATTGGCTTACTAAGTACCTTGGAAAGGAAGTAACTTGCAGATGCCATGATCGTTAGAACAATTAGTGTGATGATCGCCAATTGAAATTGAAAATTACTCAATGTCTCAAGAGTTTCATCATAGTCCAAATCAATTAATAACGCATATTTTATTCCCAATAACTCAATCGGAGCAAATGCAGTGAATGATTTTTCTCCTGTAATTCCGTTTGTAACGATAATACCTGATTCGCCGGATAATGCTTTTTTAACTTGTTCGTTTTCTACTTTTTTCTTTAGGATATTTGATTCTTTTGAATTTTCATCATAATCACTTCTCAATAAATAATCAGATCCAACAAGGTAGGATCTTTCTGTTCTATTTTTTAATGTTTGTTTTCGAATCCGTTTACTTATTTCGTCTAACGGTAACTGAAATACAAGGACTCCTTCTAATTTTCCATCTATAAATATTCCGGTACCGATAAATGCATTTACTTCGTTATTCGATGGAGCATAAGGTTCATAATCCACTAAGTGAGTTTGCTGACCTCCATCAGGAGAATTTATTATTTTACGAAACAACTTACCAAGATTTGAGTCTCTATATTGACCGTTGATAAGGTTTGTCATATAATCGTCTTCCTTTGCAACGGTGAATAGTATATTACCTGTCTTAGCATCAATCAAAAATGCGTCGTAATAATTTCTTTCCTTTATGATGGATGCGAAGTAAGGAAGAATTTGCGCATGTGCTCGACTGTATTCGGAAATATCTGCTTCAATTAAATTTTGTTTGCTACCAGGAGGATTTGGATTATTGGTGATGTATAATTTTTTATATTGTTCTCTTGCCCTATCAAAGTTTCCGAAACGATCGACTGCAGCACGTATCTCCAAAAACTTTGTAGTAGCCGCTACACTTTTTCTAAAAACTCCAGCATCCTTTACTTTATAATCAAAATAATCGATAAATTCACTTTTTTTGGAATCACGCATAATCTCTATTTGCTGGTATGTGCTGGTGTAAATCATTGATTTTCCGAGTGAATGACTTGGTATTGCGATGGATAATGCAGCTATAAGTGTGGATATTATTGTAAATATTATTAGTCTTCGACTAAAATCCAAATTATTTATAAACGACCGTACCATTGTGTTTTCTCCTTAATAACTAACATTTTCTTCTACATAAAGTTTTTCATAAGTATAAATTTTTTCTATATCTACAAGCCCGACCATTTGTGAATCATGAAAACAAACACCTTTCATTAAGTCTTGTCCGTTAGCATTTTTATTCGGTGGGTTAATCAGTATTTGCTCTTTAGAAAGATAAATAACGTCTATCAATTGGTCTACTAGAAGTCCGAGCATCATATCATTGTATCGAACTACTATTACTTTTTTATTTTCAAAGTTTTCATTTTTTTCTGCTTTAAGAAGATATAAAAAATCAATTAGAACAAGCATATCCCCGCGCAAATTAATACATCCAGATATATGATCTGGTACACATGGAATTTTTGTAATTCCGTCACCGTGTGCAAACTCTAAGATATACTTTAATTCTACAGCCAAATATTCATCTTTTAATCGAAGAACTACAACTGAAAGTAATTTGGAATATTCTTTGATTTTTGCAGATTGGGAATAACTATTTCGACGATTAATTAATGCTACTTTGTCAAGTCGGAGTTGAAATAAAGATTGTACAAAAGAAAGGATTTATAATATTGTTCGTGTGGATTTCATACTTAACGAGCATTCCGATTTATTTAGCGAGTATATAAATTCTTTCGATCCATTATGGGTAAGGAAAGAGCAAAAAGAATATTTTGAGAAGACCTTAAAAGGTTTTAGTTCAGAGATAAAACGGAAAAATATTGAGCGGATTTCCGAAACGATAATAGATCAGGATTATCAAAATCTCCATCATTTCATTACAACTTCTCCTTGGGATAAGAAGGATATGAATGAGATACGTATTAACTTTATGCGAGAGCATAGTAACTCTTATCCGACAAAGAAAGCGATATTAGTCATTGATGATTCTGGTGTTCTTAAAAGAGGCAATTCGACAGAAGGCGTTGGGCATCAATATATTGGTCAAGTTGGAAAAGTGGCTAATGGCAACGTATTCGTAACCTCACATTTAGTGAGTGAGTTCAAGCATATGCCATTAGATATAAAAGAATTTATACCCGAAGATAAAACTAAAACCAAAGAAGAACAAAAATTTACAACAAAGATAGAGATTGCGATTTTTCTAATAGAAGAAGCTATTCGACGAGGAATCAAATTTGAATTCGTTGTTGCAGATGCATGGTATGGTTCTAGCCCTAATTTTACTGACTATTTAGAGGCTAAAGGTTTGAAGTATATTGTATCAATTAAAAGTAATCGAAATATATTTTACAAATTTCCTAATGATTTAAAAAGTAGTGAGCACAAGATAAGTGAGTTACTTACACTCATAGAGCCTGACGCATTTGCCCCCTTGATATTAAATTATCAGATGGTTCGAACAAGAAAATTTATTTTGTTAGGATGGATTTAAAAGTAAAAGGATTAAGTGGAAAAGAAGAGTGATAATTGAAACTGATAGAATTGGTGATTGGGCAAATGCAGAGGTAAGTTATTTTATTTCCAATGCAACTGAATTGCGCGATGACACTGTTATCCGCTACTATCATAGACGGAATTGGATAGAAGTATTCTATAGAGAAGTAAAAGACTTTCTAGGTGCAGACGAATATCAAATGCGGAGTATGGATAGAATTCTTCGACATTGGACATTATGCATAGTAACCTACAGCATGATGCAATGGCTACAACATGGAAAAGCAATCAAGGAATTCGTAAAAAAAACGATTGACCTTTGGAGACGTTCAAACTGTATGCAGGATTTATTTGAAAAAAAGAATAATTGAACTCGCTACTTTAGATCCTAGTATTTTCCTAAAACACCTTGATGGAATTTTAATAGCCCTTTAAGATGACAAAGTCGCATTAATACTTGCCTATCGACATCACTCATTCCGCTAAATAATTTTGCCAGATGGGCTTCGGAGAATTCTTTAAATTTAAAAGTTTCTCCTTGTGGTATATTTAAATTAGCCAATGATTCGATGTTTAGAATCTGTGTAATTCCAAACTGGGTCTGAATAACTCCGTCTGTGATTTTGTTTGGTATAACTTCGTTAGCTACATTGTCTTTTTCAAATGAAAAATGGATTACATTAAAAACGTCATTGATATGAATTCCGAATTTACTTGCTCCGTTTGTAATAACTAAAATTTTATCTTGTATCGTATATCGTTTTGTTTTCATTCCTTGTCTGAGATTTAGATCAATGATAGGCAAAAATTCTCCTCGGAAATTAAAATACCCAACAACATAAAATGATTGAGATTCAATTCTAGAAAGTTCAGGTAACCAAATCAATTCTATCACACTAGACGAATATATCGCATACGTAGAGTTCTGAACTGAAAATACTAAAAAACTTTCTTGTAAATCTGATTTATTTTTTATAGCCATAAGCCAGATTCTTCCTTAAAAAAAGTTTCTAAACTTTCGATATGATATCCTTTTTCACTGTATATTTGTTTTAGGTTTTGATTTTCTTTTAAACAATACAATGCGGCATTTTTTATTTTGATTGCTTCTTCCATTTTATTTAATGAAGTATATAAGTTTGATAAATTTAGATAGGACTCAAGAAACAAAGGTTCTAGGTAAATTGCTTTTTTATACCTATTTTCCGCAGAGTCAAAGTTACCTTTGGCTTCTAGAATTTGTCCCTGCAAAAATATTGCTTCGTGATTAGATGGATTTTCCGCCAAGATATTTTGTAGTATTTTTTCTGCTTCCGGTAAATGTCCGTTATTCGTCAAATTCTTTGCAAGTTCTATCTTATTTTTTGAATTATCGAATTGCGCTTTGAATACCTTTTGGGGAGTCGTCTGAGATATGTTTTTTTTAATCTCTATTTTGGTTTTCGGAAGATTGTTTGTTTCTGAAATATTCACTGGAGAACTAATAATTTTTTTCCTGTAATAAATGGATTTTTGATTCACAATAGATTCGAAAGAATCTGGAATTAAATGCGGTGCTTCTGAATGGCCAAGAAGCATATATCCATTTTCCTTTATAGATCTATCGAATTTATTGAGCACTGTTTTTTTAGAATTATCATCGAAATAAATAAAAACATTGCGACAAAGTATTAAATCAAATTCGTTATGGTAGGCTGTTTCTAGTAAATTATTAACTCTAAACTGAATATTTTTTTTAATTGAGTCATTCACCTGGTATAAATTTTTTCGTTGCGTAAAATGTTTGGTAACCTTTTCGGGTGGCATTTCTCGAAACGACCATTCCATATAATTTCCTTCCATTGCTTTTTCAATGGATTTTTCATTTACGTCTGTGGCTAATACAGAAATGTCCCACGAAGCAATATTTGGAAGTAATTCATTTAATAATATTGCGATCGAATAAGGTTCTTCCCCTGTGGAGCAGCCTGCACTCCATATATTGATTTTTTTAGAAACGTTATTTTTTTCGAGGATAGAAGGAATAATATGTTTTTCTAAAATTTCAAATTGTCCGGCATCACGCAAGAAATATGTCTCAGAAATATTGAGTGCATCGAGAATAATTTTCCATTCGTTTTCTGCGAAATTCGTTTTTTCAGTTAGATACTCTAGATACTTTTCTTCAGAATATTTATTTATTAAACTCGATTTTCGATATAACCCCTCCATATAAAATTTGATTTTTTCTGAACCTATGTGGATTCCTAACTTAGATTGAATTAATTGAGAAAGGTTTTCTGAAAAATGATTCACTTTTTTATCCCATTAAGCCTTTAATTAATCACCGGAGGCTATTGATTTCTCTATCTCTATTAATTCATTAGATTCTTCTAATATTCTTAATTTAGCTTCAAATTTCATAATTTTTCTTTTTAACGTAACGTCTGTAAATAAGGTCAATATTTCTGTATTACCATAAATATATACTCTGCATAAAATGTGACGCCGGAACTGGAAATTTTGAGACGTGTATATCAGTTATTGATTATAAAGCAAGAATATTATTTAAGAAAAACGGAAAAATATACGATTTAGATTTCTAAATTCGATAAGGTACCAGTGAATTAATTTAAAATTTAGTCTACAGAAATAAACTTAACATTAGATGAAAATCTTGGGAGTCGGTGGGATTGTGAAAAAAAAATTTTGAGTATTATGCCATGACCTTAATCGGAGTGGAGCTAGGGCTATTGGGGATTTTGTAAAAGCATAGAATTTCATTTTTAAAATGCGTTAAAACATTACTTCTCTGTGCCTCTGTGGCTAATGCTTTTATACAGTCTCGCATTTCTCCCACGATTGAAGTTAGGATACGTTACTCTTAATAAAATCTCTATCGCTATTTACTTTTGACGAAGAATAATAGGCGAGGTAGGAATATGCGTTTTAGTATATTTCTAATTGAGGAATTTCTTTTATAACTTTTTGGGCAAAGTATTTTGATAAACCTTTGAAAGTGTTCAGTAAACAATATCAAAAGACTTGTTTTCCAATTGTATATTTGATTGACAAATCCAAATTATTGGATTATATTCTATAAAGCCCAGATTGATAATGAGAATTGAAAATACCTAGAGCTTGTCTGAGAAGACGTTATTCTATACATAAAAACCAAGCTCCAAGAGCCTTTATTTCAGTTTTCAAGCAGGTTCTTATATGATATTGATTGTAAATGCTTTTGCGAATTAGCAAATAATGGGTTTGGGCGATAGCCCAATAAGCCGCGGAAGTTTGTAAAAATAATTAAACTTTCGAACTAATAATAAAAAATGGAGATTCAAATTGAAATTTAGAATTAGCAAAATAAAAGGACATTTAAAAAAAATATTTTTTAGGATTTATTTATTTTTAAGTTATTCCATTTTTATTTTGGGTTCTTCTTATTGTGATTTTAATAAATCTTTACAATTTCAAGGGTCACTTCCATTTCTTCCAAATGAAATAACACAAGTATTAAACAGCGGATTATCCAATTTAGTCGTTAGCCAAGGGACATTGTATCCAGTTTTTTCTACGTCTACAACTTCTTATTTAGTAACACTTAGCAGTGGTACTACTTCTATGACGGTAACACCAACAGCATCTGATCCTTTAGCCACTATAACTGTAAATGGAATTAGTGTTACATCGGGTAACGCATCCGGCAATATAACTTTATCATCAGGTTCGAATACAATAATTGTCCAAGTAACAGAGCAAGATGGAACAATCAAAACAACTACTATAAATGCAAATGTAGTCACAAATTTTCTTGTAAAAGTGAATATTACTGGTTTATTGGGTACATTAGTTTTAACAAACAATTCCGAGTCTCTTTCTTTAACGGCTAACGGTGAATTTACATTTCCAACTTCTTTACTGAATGGAAGTTCCTATTCAGTTGCAATCATCTCAAAACCTTCCTCTCAATTTTGCGCCATCACTTCTGCTCCAAATAATAATCTACCTTATGGTACAATCAGCGCGGATATTACAATGACAATTCAGTGTAGTTCTGGATACCTTTATAATGGGACGGTATATCAAACTTTCCCAATTCCAAGTATTCCATCTTTAATTCAGTTGACCACAATGGCGGGCGCATATCCGACAAGCACTCTTGGAAATACGGATGCCACGGGATCGGCAGCTCGATTCGATAATCCAATAGCCATTGCGACTGACGGTTCAAATATTTATGTAGCAGATATTTTTAATAACGCGATTCGAAAAGTACAAATTTCGGATAATTCTGTTTCAACGATCGCAACGAGTGCGGGTCCCCATGGAATTGCGACTGACGGTCTATATGTATATGTCACAAGTTTTAATACGCATGTAATTAATAGAGTTCCAGTCGGAGGAGGAACCGTTCAAACGATAGCAGGAACGGTAAATACATCTGGAAATTTGGATGGACAAGGTATTTCTGCAAGATTCAATACACCTACATATTTAACAACGGACGGGAGTAATATTTACATTACTGACAGAGGGAATAACCAAATTCGAAAATATTCAATTGCAACAGGAAATGTCACAACTATTGTAACAGGATTAACATCACCAAATGGAATTACAAATGACGGAACATATCTTTATATTGCAAATTCGGGTGTAAATAATATTATGCGTTACAATTTAAATTTGGGAGGTGCGGCTACAGTGTTTGCTACAGGCGGATTCACCTCTCCATATGGATTGGCTATGGATGGAAGTAATTTATACGTATTTGAAGGTTCAGGGAAACAAATCAAAAAAGTCGTAATATCTACAGGAGCTATAAGTATATTAATTTCCGCGGTGGGTTATACAGATGGAACGCTTGGCAGCACTGCACAAATTTGCACTTCTGGAAATCCTTGTGATTCATCCTTAACAACAGACGGAGTATTTCTTTATATAGCTGATCGGTATAATCATTCGATTCGAAAGATTGGTCCTTAAAAAACTGTAATTTCTTTTGGCAATTTGTATAATACGGAAGGAAATGAGTCATTTTATTGGTTTGACCAAAAAGAGTTTACTATAAAATGGAATATATGATAAATTTTATCGGCGGCGAAAAAGGTGGAGTTGGACAATCTGTAGTTTCCAGATTGTTAGCTCAGTATTTTATAGATAACAATATTCCATTTAAAGGTTATGATACAGATCGTTCCCATCAAACTTTTCTTAGGTTTTATGGAGATTATGCTTCTTCGACTACTGTTGATTCATATGAAAATTTGGATGCGCTAATTGAAAGTTATGATTTAGAGAATCCATACAAATTAATTATTGATTTAGCGGCTCAAACAAATCTTCCACTTTTAAATTGGATTGAAGAGAGTAATGTAATCGAACTTTGTAAGGAACTAAATGTTAAAATAAAATTTTGGCATGTAATGGACGATAGCAAAGATTCCGTTTTTATATTAGATACTTTGCTAAAAACATTCCAAGATAAAGTAGATTATGTAATTGTATTTAATCGAGGAAGAGGATCCCAGTTCTCAATCTTTGAATCTTCAGCAACTAAAAATTTGGCAATACAATATAACGCATCTTTTATGAATTTGAATAAACTTCATGAGAAAACTATGCAAAAGATAGACAATACAAATTCTAGTTTTTGGGCGGCAAATCATTCCAGTACCTCTGGGCTTGGATTACTAGAAAGACAGAGAATAAAAGTATGGCTAAATTCAGTTTATGAAGAATTTAATAAATTAAGTCTCTAATCTAAAAAAAACTGCTCTCAATGAATTTTTATTATTCTAATTCATTGAGAGTTGACTAATTACTATTATTCTCAAATATTCAAATCGAATAAACTTTTCCCCTACAAAATTTATTAATAGATCCACTATCGTTCTCTCTGTAGTTAAGTTTTTACCCAGTTCACAAATTATATTAAAGAATTTTCAAATTTTATACAATTTAGTTTAAGGAGTCAATATATGTATTTTTAATTTTTTATATTCCTTTTGCCCAGTAACCCATACCGCTTTTCCATCCCATTCTATTGCGTCATCACCTCGGTTCAAACGAAAATTGCCAAGATCCTTCGGGCTAACAAGTATTTTCCCTTTCTTATTAAAAACTAAATAACAAGTATTTACGTATGTTTTATCAGTCCATTTTTCCCAAATAGCTACAAATTTATCATCATTTATTTTCACAAGTTTAGGTCTTGCTACGTTTTCTTTTTTTAGATCAGAATAATTTGTTAACCAAACAACTCCTGTCCTTTTTTGAAAGTTTTTACCCCCGCCGTAATCATAGTAAAATATTTGGTTACTTGTATCTCCATCGGAAATAACTACTTCAGGACTTACCATAGCCGAAGATTGTTTTCCTTCTACAGTTATGTTTTTTTTGGAAGGAAAATTTTTATCTACTAGTAACATAAATAAATTTCGGGATTCATTTAAGTAAGTACCTGTCTTATTATTATCAAAAGATTTTTCAGAACTTCCGAGAACTACATAACCAACATCACTTACAGCAAGACCTCCAAGCTCAGAATAAGTATTATTATCATTCGATCTATTCTCTCCTTTGTAGTGCGCTGTTTTATAAGTAAATATAACTTTAGATCCAGATGGTTTATGAAGATTGAATCCTCTCGGAAAATTATCGCCTAAATCCATATCCACAAAATCAGTTCCATCAAATATAGTTCTTTGGTCAAATGAATGTGAAGCTACCCAAGTTGCCGATAAATCTTTTACGATTTGCATATTGTTTGTATCTACAACAAAAAGTATCCCACTTTGGTGATTTAAACCATCGCCTTTATTTTTATGTTGAGTTTTTCCCATATGAACGGCTACTTTTCCGTTGCCGTAAGCAACACGACTTGTTGCAGCAGATATAGGGCTCATCGTATCATAATTATTTCGATCAATCGCAAGTTGAAATTTTCCAGATTCAATTCCGGAGGAATTGTATTTAACTAAATAAACATTGCTGCTAAAATCTCCGTCAGTATTTTGTTTAGCGAAAACAACATAATAATTTCCGGAATCATCTTTTATAAAACCTCCAAACAATGAAAATTTCATTTTAATAGAAATATCTTTTTTGGTAGTTAAATCATTATTGAGTTCTGTTA
This sequence is a window from Leptospiraceae bacterium. Protein-coding genes within it:
- a CDS encoding cadherin-like beta sandwich domain-containing protein; this translates as MKFRISKIKGHLKKIFFRIYLFLSYSIFILGSSYCDFNKSLQFQGSLPFLPNEITQVLNSGLSNLVVSQGTLYPVFSTSTTSYLVTLSSGTTSMTVTPTASDPLATITVNGISVTSGNASGNITLSSGSNTIIVQVTEQDGTIKTTTINANVVTNFLVKVNITGLLGTLVLTNNSESLSLTANGEFTFPTSLLNGSSYSVAIISKPSSQFCAITSAPNNNLPYGTISADITMTIQCSSGYLYNGTVYQTFPIPSIPSLIQLTTMAGAYPTSTLGNTDATGSAARFDNPIAIATDGSNIYVADIFNNAIRKVQISDNSVSTIATSAGPHGIATDGLYVYVTSFNTHVINRVPVGGGTVQTIAGTVNTSGNLDGQGISARFNTPTYLTTDGSNIYITDRGNNQIRKYSIATGNVTTIVTGLTSPNGITNDGTYLYIANSGVNNIMRYNLNLGGAATVFATGGFTSPYGLAMDGSNLYVFEGSGKQIKKVVISTGAISILISAVGYTDGTLGSTAQICTSGNPCDSSLTTDGVFLYIADRYNHSIRKIGP
- a CDS encoding mobilization protein; translated protein: MEYMINFIGGEKGGVGQSVVSRLLAQYFIDNNIPFKGYDTDRSHQTFLRFYGDYASSTTVDSYENLDALIESYDLENPYKLIIDLAAQTNLPLLNWIEESNVIELCKELNVKIKFWHVMDDSKDSVFILDTLLKTFQDKVDYVIVFNRGRGSQFSIFESSATKNLAIQYNASFMNLNKLHEKTMQKIDNTNSSFWAANHSSTSGLGLLERQRIKVWLNSVYEEFNKLSL
- a CDS encoding tetratricopeptide repeat protein; this encodes MNHFSENLSQLIQSKLGIHIGSEKIKFYMEGLYRKSSLINKYSEEKYLEYLTEKTNFAENEWKIILDALNISETYFLRDAGQFEILEKHIIPSILEKNNVSKKINIWSAGCSTGEEPYSIAILLNELLPNIASWDISVLATDVNEKSIEKAMEGNYMEWSFREMPPEKVTKHFTQRKNLYQVNDSIKKNIQFRVNNLLETAYHNEFDLILCRNVFIYFDDNSKKTVLNKFDRSIKENGYMLLGHSEAPHLIPDSFESIVNQKSIYYRKKIISSPVNISETNNLPKTKIEIKKNISQTTPQKVFKAQFDNSKNKIELAKNLTNNGHLPEAEKILQNILAENPSNHEAIFLQGQILEAKGNFDSAENRYKKAIYLEPLFLESYLNLSNLYTSLNKMEEAIKIKNAALYCLKENQNLKQIYSEKGYHIESLETFFKEESGLWL
- a CDS encoding transposase, with the translated sequence MIIETDRIGDWANAEVSYFISNATELRDDTVIRYYHRRNWIEVFYREVKDFLGADEYQMRSMDRILRHWTLCIVTYSMMQWLQHGKAIKEFVKKTIDLWRRSNCMQDLFEKKNN
- a CDS encoding IS701 family transposase, with the protein product MDFILNEHSDLFSEYINSFDPLWVRKEQKEYFEKTLKGFSSEIKRKNIERISETIIDQDYQNLHHFITTSPWDKKDMNEIRINFMREHSNSYPTKKAILVIDDSGVLKRGNSTEGVGHQYIGQVGKVANGNVFVTSHLVSEFKHMPLDIKEFIPEDKTKTKEEQKFTTKIEIAIFLIEEAIRRGIKFEFVVADAWYGSSPNFTDYLEAKGLKYIVSIKSNRNIFYKFPNDLKSSEHKISELLTLIEPDAFAPLILNYQMVRTRKFILLGWI
- a CDS encoding methyl-accepting chemotaxis protein — its product is MVRSFINNLDFSRRLIIFTIISTLIAALSIAIPSHSLGKSMIYTSTYQQIEIMRDSKKSEFIDYFDYKVKDAGVFRKSVAATTKFLEIRAAVDRFGNFDRAREQYKKLYITNNPNPPGSKQNLIEADISEYSRAHAQILPYFASIIKERNYYDAFLIDAKTGNILFTVAKEDDYMTNLINGQYRDSNLGKLFRKIINSPDGGQQTHLVDYEPYAPSNNEVNAFIGTGIFIDGKLEGVLVFQLPLDEISKRIRKQTLKNRTERSYLVGSDYLLRSDYDENSKESNILKKKVENEQVKKALSGESGIIVTNGITGEKSFTAFAPIELLGIKYALLIDLDYDETLETLSNFQFQLAIITLIVLTIMASASYFLSKVLSKPIQESVNILSTSIREISSVIDNHERTANMQSASVNQTTTTISNIGNSSRLSAEESQIVTIKAKDAQDLAANGHNSVIEMIESIDSLKLKVSGIAEQILRLSEKNSQISNIIGLVSELANETNMLALNAAVEAARAGENGKGFEVVAVEIRKLADESKKSALKIQEIISEIKKATDSTVMVTEEGVKKADESSKLGNKVLDSLEGVTNSVSGVFDSIEKISLNIRQQSISMNEIVGAMNSINRGSQESASGIAQTKVGINQIGDATKKLRDLVEGQRIKL
- a CDS encoding chemotaxis protein CheW, producing MAIKNKSDLQESFLVFSVQNSTYAIYSSSVIELIWLPELSRIESQSFYVVGYFNFRGEFLPIIDLNLRQGMKTKRYTIQDKILVITNGASKFGIHINDVFNVIHFSFEKDNVANEVIPNKITDGVIQTQFGITQILNIESLANLNIPQGETFKFKEFSEAHLAKLFSGMSDVDRQVLMRLCHLKGLLKFHQGVLGKY
- a CDS encoding chemotaxis protein CheW: MAVELKYILEFAHGDGITKIPCVPDHISGCINLRGDMLVLIDFLYLLKAEKNENFENKKVIVVRYNDMMLGLLVDQLIDVIYLSKEQILINPPNKNANGQDLMKGVCFHDSQMVGLVDIEKIYTYEKLYVEENVSY